A window of Mesoplasma chauliocola contains these coding sequences:
- a CDS encoding Fic family protein, whose protein sequence is MNQASTSEEIAAHILLFIITQQVFFDGNKRTVFLIANKILLENFYKFILLDETNIDKFNLMLNDLYINFKYEKYNNIFNFIKDQIKNLK, encoded by the coding sequence TTAAACCAAGCTAGTACTTCTGAAGAAATAGCAGCGCACATACTATTATTTATAATTACTCAACAAGTTTTCTTTGACGGAAATAAAAGAACTGTATTTTTAATCGCTAATAAAATATTATTGGAGAACTTTTATAAATTTATTTTGTTAGACGAAACTAACATTGATAAGTTTAATTTAATGCTAAATGACTTATATATTAATTTTAAATATGAAAAATATAATAACATATTTAACTTTATCAAAGATCAAATAAAGAACTTAAAATAA
- a CDS encoding PadR family transcriptional regulator, translated as MDKELKKGILEMLVLNFLSQRNFYAYELNRKLNEVVETNESTTYAIFKKLVDKGFCKHYFEESTTGPMRKCYKITKLGLEHLEVLKKSWMEISKKVTLLIDDKKM; from the coding sequence ATGGATAAAGAATTAAAAAAAGGAATATTAGAAATGCTTGTATTAAATTTTCTTTCACAAAGAAACTTTTACGCATACGAATTAAATAGAAAACTTAATGAAGTTGTTGAAACTAATGAGTCAACTACCTATGCAATTTTCAAGAAGCTAGTTGATAAAGGTTTTTGTAAACACTACTTTGAAGAATCAACAACAGGGCCAATGAGAAAATGTTATAAAATAACAAAGCTAGGCCTAGAGCATTTAGAAGTATTAAAGAAATCTTGAATGGAAATATCAAAAAAGGTAACTTTACTAATAGATGATAAAAAAATGTAA